The proteins below come from a single Mycobacterium parmense genomic window:
- a CDS encoding AMP-binding protein, whose translation MIFDSVMPGAARALLHSGLLSPPSPLAVARLLREAHRGGTNPYTLLAVTAARWPERAAIADDDGVLDYRQLRSATEAVAARLRAVGVGPGQAVGVMCRNGRGFVAGVFGAALVGADVVLINTDFRSDALAAAVGAHDVTAMVADDEFSDRIRAANEAVVILDPATLAARAGDRRPAVAAPGRIILLTSGTTGKPKGVPRAPHLRSAMGLWVTILDRTRLRTGSRISVAMPMFHGLGLGMLMLTTALGGTVLTQRQFDAEGALAQASLHRADAFTAVPVVLARILDLPQRVRARNPVPHLRVVLSSGDRLDPGLGRRFMDTYGDILYNGYGSTEVGIGALATPADLREAPETVGKPVAGCPVRIFDRNDKPVGPRVTGRIFVGGQLGSQGYTGGGSKPVVDGMTGTGDMGYLDNTGRLFIVGREDDMIISGGENVYPRAVENALGEHPDVADSAVIGVPDERFGHRLAAFVVLQPRSGLDAHALREYLKNRVSRFEQPRDIHVVSSIPRNAAGKVVRRELAV comes from the coding sequence ATGATCTTCGACAGCGTCATGCCCGGCGCGGCCAGAGCGCTGCTGCATTCGGGATTGTTGAGCCCGCCGTCCCCCCTCGCGGTGGCGCGGCTGCTGCGTGAGGCACACCGCGGGGGCACCAACCCCTACACCCTGTTGGCGGTCACCGCGGCCCGGTGGCCGGAGCGGGCCGCGATAGCCGACGACGACGGAGTGCTCGACTATCGCCAGCTGCGGTCGGCGACGGAAGCCGTGGCGGCCCGGCTCCGGGCCGTCGGCGTCGGCCCCGGGCAGGCGGTGGGCGTCATGTGCCGCAACGGCCGCGGTTTCGTCGCGGGCGTCTTCGGCGCCGCCCTGGTGGGCGCCGACGTCGTCCTGATCAACACCGATTTCCGCAGCGACGCGCTGGCGGCCGCCGTCGGCGCGCACGACGTCACGGCAATGGTCGCCGACGACGAATTCTCCGACCGGATCCGGGCCGCGAATGAAGCAGTCGTCATCCTCGACCCGGCGACACTCGCCGCGCGCGCGGGTGACCGGCGACCGGCCGTGGCCGCGCCCGGGCGGATCATCCTGCTCACCTCGGGAACCACCGGCAAGCCCAAAGGCGTGCCACGCGCGCCGCACCTGCGTTCGGCGATGGGCCTGTGGGTGACGATCCTCGATCGCACCCGGTTGCGCACCGGGTCGCGGATCTCGGTGGCAATGCCGATGTTTCACGGGCTCGGCCTCGGCATGCTGATGCTGACGACGGCTCTTGGCGGCACGGTGCTCACCCAGCGACAGTTCGATGCCGAGGGCGCTTTGGCGCAGGCGTCGCTGCACCGCGCGGACGCGTTCACCGCGGTGCCGGTCGTGCTCGCCCGCATCCTCGACCTTCCGCAGCGGGTCCGGGCGCGCAATCCGGTTCCGCACCTGCGGGTGGTGCTGTCCAGCGGGGACCGCCTGGATCCAGGCCTGGGGCGGCGGTTCATGGACACCTACGGCGACATCCTCTACAACGGCTACGGGTCCACCGAGGTCGGGATCGGCGCCCTCGCGACCCCGGCGGACCTGCGGGAGGCGCCGGAGACCGTCGGAAAACCGGTCGCGGGCTGCCCGGTGCGAATCTTCGACAGGAACGACAAGCCCGTGGGCCCCCGCGTCACCGGCCGCATCTTCGTCGGCGGCCAGCTCGGCAGCCAGGGCTACACGGGTGGAGGCTCCAAACCCGTCGTCGACGGCATGACGGGCACCGGTGACATGGGTTACCTGGACAACACCGGCCGGCTGTTCATCGTCGGCCGCGAGGACGACATGATCATTTCCGGCGGGGAGAACGTCTACCCGCGCGCGGTCGAGAACGCCCTCGGCGAGCACCCCGATGTCGCCGACAGCGCCGTCATCGGTGTGCCCGACGAGCGGTTCGGCCACCGGCTGGCCGCGTTCGTGGTCTTGCAGCCGCGCAGCGGCCTCGACGCGCATGCCCTGCGCGAGTACCTGAAGAACCGGGTTTCGCGCTTCGAACAGCCCCGGGACATTCACGTGGTGAGCAGCATCCCGCGCAATGCCGCCGGCAAGGTGGTGCGCCGGGAGCTCGCCGTCTAG
- a CDS encoding SDR family NAD(P)-dependent oxidoreductase, whose protein sequence is MVNAVTDRLANPARVSDPDKLRGAVSGKTALVTGASYGIGEATARSLAAAGATVLGVARSAERLDDLAASINAGGGRAITYPTDLADESAVAALTKRITDEHGPLDIVVSNAGKSLRRSLHDQYDRPHDFQRTIDVNYLGPVRLLLGLLPAMRENGGGHIVNVSSVAVRVAPGPQWGAYQASKGAFDRWLRSVSPELHADGVDVTSVYFALVRTRMIAPTPALGRLPGLSPDEAADAVAKALIDRSRTLEPPWLLPAEVASVLLAGPAERAARLWHRRLFADPPEVPR, encoded by the coding sequence ATGGTGAATGCAGTCACCGACCGGTTGGCAAACCCGGCGCGGGTGTCCGACCCGGACAAGTTGCGCGGCGCGGTTTCCGGCAAGACCGCGCTGGTGACCGGGGCGTCCTACGGCATCGGCGAGGCGACTGCGCGCAGCCTGGCCGCCGCGGGGGCGACCGTGCTCGGCGTGGCCCGATCGGCCGAGCGGCTCGATGACCTCGCGGCGTCGATCAACGCCGGCGGTGGCCGGGCGATCACCTACCCGACCGATCTCGCCGACGAGTCTGCCGTCGCCGCGCTGACCAAGCGGATAACCGACGAGCACGGCCCGCTCGACATCGTGGTGAGCAACGCCGGCAAGTCGCTGCGCCGGTCGCTGCACGACCAGTACGACCGGCCGCACGATTTTCAGCGCACGATCGACGTCAACTACCTCGGTCCGGTGCGGCTGCTGCTGGGATTGCTTCCGGCGATGCGCGAGAACGGCGGCGGGCACATCGTCAACGTCTCGAGCGTCGCAGTGCGCGTAGCACCGGGGCCGCAATGGGGCGCCTACCAGGCGTCCAAGGGCGCCTTCGACCGCTGGCTGCGTAGCGTGTCCCCGGAGTTGCACGCCGACGGCGTGGACGTCACCTCGGTATATTTCGCGCTGGTACGCACCAGGATGATCGCCCCGACACCGGCGCTCGGCCGGCTGCCCGGCTTGTCGCCGGACGAAGCCGCCGACGCCGTCGCCAAGGCCCTCATCGACCGGTCGCGCACCCTCGAGCCGCCCTGGCTGCTGCCCGCCGAAGTCGCGTCCGTGCTGCTCGCCGGTCCGGCCGAGCGGGCGGCCCGGTTGTGGCACCGCCGACTGTTCGCCGATCCCCCCGAGGTCCCGCGATGA
- a CDS encoding cutinase family protein, producing MIARFFARSFGSAAVAAAGIGASAAVAPVLPSALAQCPDVQVVFARGTGEPPGVGPTGQAFVDALRARVAPRSYDVYPVNYPASDQWATGIDGVRDAGAHVVSMAHDCPNTKMVLGGYSQGAAVMGFVTSAAVPDGIDPATVPKPLDPSIADHVSSVVLFGTPNVRAMNFLGEPPLAIGPIYQSKTIKVCAPDDPVCSDGLNFAAHNTYADDGAMIDKGVDFAASHLGAGNATTVASPGGFGQ from the coding sequence ATGATCGCACGTTTCTTCGCCCGTTCCTTTGGTTCAGCAGCCGTCGCCGCGGCGGGCATCGGTGCTTCCGCTGCGGTGGCGCCGGTGTTGCCGTCGGCGCTGGCACAGTGTCCCGATGTCCAGGTGGTGTTCGCCCGCGGCACCGGTGAACCCCCCGGCGTGGGCCCCACCGGTCAAGCCTTCGTCGATGCGCTTCGCGCCCGCGTGGCCCCGCGCTCCTATGACGTCTACCCCGTCAACTACCCCGCCAGTGACCAATGGGCCACCGGCATCGACGGGGTGCGCGACGCCGGCGCCCACGTGGTCTCGATGGCCCACGACTGCCCCAACACCAAGATGGTGCTCGGCGGCTACTCGCAGGGCGCGGCCGTGATGGGCTTTGTCACCTCCGCGGCCGTTCCCGACGGCATCGACCCGGCCACCGTGCCCAAACCCCTGGATCCCTCCATCGCCGACCACGTCTCCTCGGTGGTGCTCTTCGGCACCCCCAATGTGCGGGCCATGAACTTCCTGGGTGAGCCCCCCCTGGCGATTGGACCGATCTATCAGTCCAAGACCATCAAGGTCTGCGCCCCCGACGACCCGGTGTGCTCCGACGGGCTCAACTTCGCCGCCCACAACACCTACGCCGACGACGGTGCGATGATCGACAAGGGCGTCGACTTCGCCGCCAGCCATCTCGGCGCCGGCAACGCCACCACCGTCGCCTCGCCGGGAGGTTTCGGACAGTGA
- a CDS encoding aldehyde dehydrogenase family protein — MGDQQASATTDSVFVDALGAGGHYRTRNREVVAGTAGQPLVELSVVPPLFISRTLAAQRKVAPLPPGEREAALLGAAEIFANGVIAGLDFEGYVEMTSRISGLPIAVTRAAARGVADAVAHAFSAVRPARPVGAVPDWRDQRSSRGGAVWARRGEVFAVHASGNGPGVHGLWPQALALGYRVAVRPSRREPLTSHRLVHAAREAGFRTEDAAYLPCDHAGADELIRSADVALVYGGQDVVDKYAADPSVLVNGPGRAKIVITAERDWREHLDLIVESVAGLGGMACVNATAVLYEGDPAPLARALAERLATIQPLPADDERAILPVQPVDKARALADHLAVRAAGSTPLLGADQVVASLGSGYAALRPAVHLTTPDADNLNVELPFPCVWVSSWSRAAGVGPLRRSLVVAAITDDQTLIDDLLAEPTVSNVYRDRPTLHAAPEVPHDGFLADFLMRNKGFAGN, encoded by the coding sequence ATGGGCGACCAACAGGCCAGTGCGACAACCGATTCGGTATTCGTCGATGCGCTCGGTGCCGGCGGGCACTACCGGACCCGCAACCGCGAGGTCGTCGCCGGCACCGCAGGCCAACCTCTCGTGGAATTGAGCGTCGTTCCACCGCTGTTCATTTCGCGCACCCTTGCGGCTCAGCGGAAGGTCGCACCGCTGCCGCCCGGTGAGCGCGAAGCCGCGTTGTTGGGTGCCGCCGAAATCTTCGCCAACGGCGTCATCGCGGGCCTGGACTTCGAGGGCTACGTGGAAATGACAAGCCGCATATCGGGTTTGCCGATCGCGGTGACGCGCGCCGCGGCTCGTGGTGTGGCCGACGCGGTGGCCCACGCTTTCAGCGCGGTGCGGCCGGCGCGGCCGGTGGGCGCGGTGCCGGACTGGCGCGACCAGCGCAGCAGCCGCGGCGGCGCGGTGTGGGCGCGGCGCGGCGAGGTGTTCGCCGTCCATGCGTCCGGCAACGGCCCCGGCGTGCACGGGCTGTGGCCGCAGGCGCTGGCGCTGGGGTACCGGGTCGCGGTACGTCCGTCGCGTCGTGAGCCGCTCACGTCGCACCGGCTGGTGCATGCGGCGCGGGAGGCCGGGTTCCGGACCGAAGACGCCGCATACCTGCCCTGCGACCACGCCGGCGCCGACGAACTCATCCGTTCGGCTGACGTGGCCCTGGTGTACGGGGGCCAGGACGTGGTCGACAAATACGCGGCAGACCCCTCGGTGCTGGTCAACGGTCCCGGACGCGCCAAGATCGTGATCACCGCCGAGCGCGACTGGCGTGAGCACCTCGACCTCATCGTCGAGTCGGTCGCCGGTCTCGGCGGGATGGCGTGCGTCAACGCGACCGCGGTCCTCTACGAGGGCGATCCCGCCCCGCTGGCCAGGGCGCTCGCGGAGCGGTTGGCCACGATCCAGCCGCTGCCCGCCGACGACGAGCGGGCGATCCTGCCCGTGCAGCCCGTCGACAAGGCACGAGCGCTGGCGGATCACCTCGCGGTCCGCGCGGCCGGGTCGACCCCGCTGCTCGGGGCCGACCAGGTGGTCGCCTCGCTGGGCTCCGGCTACGCCGCGTTGCGTCCGGCCGTGCACCTGACCACGCCGGATGCGGACAACCTCAACGTGGAGCTACCCTTCCCGTGCGTGTGGGTGTCGTCCTGGTCGCGCGCCGCGGGCGTCGGCCCGCTGCGGCGCTCCCTGGTCGTCGCGGCCATCACCGACGACCAGACGCTGATCGACGACCTGCTTGCCGAGCCGACGGTCAGCAACGTCTACCGCGACCGCCCGACGTTGCACGCCGCCCCCGAGGTCCCGCACGACGGATTCCTGGCGGACTTTCTGATGCGCAACAAGGGCTTCGCCGGCAACTGA
- a CDS encoding acyl-CoA synthetase family protein translates to MADIDFSLLDVPRPAPPAEPEAYLRAAIAWHFGPDTGSPFWLRTAKTLGFDPLTEITTFEDLRLFPNLVNELRNVAVEDLIPRGYRSQSSTPPVPQIFESGGTTGAPKRTVQLPDWCAQVIQWQTEDFAAGGFQPGRGFLCLMPSGPHGVGYFSRLVSERLGSVFHGIDIDPRWVKKLAARPGAAAAVAAYVEHVLEQAAHVLRTQNVANLHTTPPLLEAIARRDELVDLVNAKIRYLLLSGAHVDADTLDLLRDIFPETTITMAFGSTMVLSQAVTRTADGDSFVFDPRTPYVVFWVVDPDTGERVAYGRRGQVVMNHISKGMFIPNNLERDMAIRMPGPAGQLSDSVAEVHPVTTFEGEAVIEGVY, encoded by the coding sequence GTGGCCGATATCGACTTCTCGCTGTTGGACGTCCCACGACCGGCGCCGCCGGCGGAACCCGAGGCCTACCTGCGCGCGGCGATCGCCTGGCATTTCGGCCCCGACACCGGTTCACCGTTCTGGCTGCGGACCGCGAAGACGCTGGGCTTCGATCCGCTGACGGAGATCACCACATTCGAGGACCTGAGACTTTTTCCCAACCTCGTCAACGAGCTGCGCAACGTCGCGGTGGAGGACCTGATCCCGCGCGGGTACCGCTCGCAGAGCTCGACGCCGCCGGTGCCCCAGATATTCGAGTCGGGCGGCACCACCGGCGCCCCGAAAAGGACCGTGCAGCTGCCGGATTGGTGCGCTCAGGTCATTCAGTGGCAGACCGAGGATTTCGCCGCCGGTGGATTCCAGCCGGGCCGCGGCTTTCTGTGCCTGATGCCAAGCGGGCCGCACGGCGTCGGCTACTTCTCCCGGCTGGTCTCCGAACGCCTCGGCTCGGTCTTTCACGGGATCGACATCGACCCCCGCTGGGTCAAGAAGCTCGCCGCCCGCCCCGGGGCAGCCGCCGCGGTGGCCGCCTACGTCGAGCACGTCCTCGAACAGGCCGCGCACGTGTTGAGGACGCAGAACGTCGCGAACCTGCACACCACGCCGCCGCTGCTCGAGGCGATCGCCCGCCGAGACGAGTTGGTGGACCTGGTCAACGCCAAGATCCGCTACCTGTTGCTCAGCGGCGCCCACGTGGACGCCGACACGCTCGACCTGCTGCGTGACATCTTCCCGGAGACCACGATCACCATGGCCTTCGGCAGCACCATGGTGCTGTCCCAGGCGGTCACCCGCACCGCCGACGGCGATTCGTTCGTCTTCGACCCGCGCACCCCCTACGTGGTGTTCTGGGTGGTGGACCCCGACACCGGTGAGCGGGTGGCCTACGGACGGCGGGGCCAGGTCGTGATGAATCACATAAGCAAGGGAATGTTCATACCGAACAACCTGGAGCGCGACATGGCGATCCGCATGCCCGGGCCGGCGGGCCAGCTCAGCGACTCCGTCGCCGAGGTGCACCCGGTCACCACCTTCGAAGGCGAGGCTGTCATCGAAGGCGTCTACTGA
- a CDS encoding Stf0 family sulfotransferase, translating into MAGGGAEYLERVRRPNAAGCVEDERALEATAPLGTAGGAVSASKATECTYVIATSPRSGSNLLCEALAHTGIAGRPAEIGLKFRGDVPFDEYVPARIREFATDNGVCGVKLFWGHLQVLVRAGCASGDSDQVLEHFFPGAHYIRLIRPDRRGQAISLYRALATNEFRRRRGVVNPNAAGPDPEFDGEGIRRLERMLDRHEASWDQSFHRRGITPLLVDYDSLVEHRCDQVARVLGFIGQDPAAAATIPASLLVRQADAKTVKWRKMLDAEDALVGAD; encoded by the coding sequence GTGGCCGGCGGTGGCGCGGAATACTTGGAGCGTGTTCGCCGCCCCAACGCCGCAGGCTGCGTCGAGGATGAGCGGGCGCTGGAGGCGACCGCGCCACTCGGCACCGCGGGTGGAGCCGTGAGCGCATCGAAGGCAACGGAATGCACGTACGTCATTGCGACTAGCCCGCGATCGGGCAGCAATCTGCTCTGCGAGGCGCTGGCGCACACGGGTATTGCGGGTAGACCTGCCGAGATCGGGCTGAAGTTCCGCGGCGATGTTCCCTTCGACGAGTATGTGCCCGCGAGGATCAGGGAGTTCGCGACCGACAACGGCGTGTGCGGGGTGAAACTGTTCTGGGGCCACCTGCAGGTTCTGGTACGCGCGGGCTGCGCCTCGGGCGACAGCGACCAGGTACTCGAGCACTTCTTCCCGGGGGCGCACTACATTCGCCTGATTCGACCTGATCGACGCGGCCAGGCGATTTCGCTCTACCGCGCATTGGCGACCAACGAGTTCAGGCGCAGGCGCGGCGTTGTCAACCCGAACGCCGCGGGGCCCGATCCGGAATTCGACGGCGAAGGGATTCGCCGGTTGGAAAGGATGTTGGATCGCCACGAAGCCTCCTGGGATCAGTCCTTTCATCGCCGGGGGATCACGCCGCTTCTCGTCGACTACGACTCGCTGGTCGAACATCGCTGCGATCAGGTCGCCCGCGTCCTCGGCTTCATCGGACAGGATCCCGCTGCCGCGGCCACGATTCCGGCTTCGCTGCTCGTGCGCCAGGCCGACGCCAAGACGGTGAAGTGGCGAAAGATGCTGGACGCCGAAGACGCCCTCGTCGGCGCCGACTGA